A genomic region of Bosea sp. 124 contains the following coding sequences:
- a CDS encoding type II toxin-antitoxin system Phd/YefM family antitoxin, with the protein MKEVQLREAKASLSALIDRAVAGEPALITRHGRKEAVVLSFADYERLSHVPSFGELLAAFPAEPGDIPERDRIPIRDIDL; encoded by the coding sequence GTGAAGGAAGTTCAGTTGCGCGAGGCAAAAGCCTCGCTGTCCGCGCTGATCGACAGGGCCGTCGCGGGCGAGCCCGCATTGATCACACGGCACGGCCGCAAGGAGGCGGTCGTCCTGTCCTTCGCGGACTACGAACGGCTGTCCCACGTGCCGAGTTTCGGCGAATTGCTGGCAGCTTTTCCGGCGGAGCCGGGTGACATTCCCGAGCGGGACCGCATCCCGATCCGCGATATCGATCTTTGA
- the hpxZ gene encoding oxalurate catabolism protein HpxZ: MKINDPAVIAEVEAAFMAYEKALNENDVAMLDASFKDAPETIRYGMGENLYGFGEIAAFRSARSPAGLLRTIERTVITTYGDAMATANTLFRRESMAGKVGRQSQTWVKFPEGWRVVSAHVSAIAE; the protein is encoded by the coding sequence ATGAAGATCAACGACCCCGCCGTTATCGCCGAAGTCGAGGCCGCCTTCATGGCCTATGAGAAGGCCCTCAACGAGAACGACGTCGCGATGCTGGATGCGTCGTTCAAGGATGCGCCGGAGACGATCCGCTACGGCATGGGCGAGAACCTCTACGGCTTTGGCGAGATCGCGGCTTTCCGCTCGGCGCGTTCGCCGGCCGGCCTGCTGCGGACGATCGAGCGCACCGTCATCACCACCTATGGCGATGCGATGGCGACGGCCAACACGCTGTTCCGGCGCGAGAGCATGGCCGGCAAGGTCGGCCGCCAGAGCCAGACCTGGGTGAAGTTTCCGGAAGGCTGGCGCGTGGTCTCCGCCCATGTCAGTGCGATTGCCGAATGA
- a CDS encoding PIN domain-containing protein, translating into MRYLLDTDVLSASAPTKAQMRHDLNDWLPRASERLFLSTITLAEIEKGIAAAFRIGATAKAGRLRLWLETVEHLYGERLLPFDQAVARRAGPMLDQARGFGMGFADVAIAATAATHGLTLLTANERHFRPLGIAWLNPFDNLPPL; encoded by the coding sequence TTGAGATATCTGCTCGACACCGACGTTCTTTCCGCCTCAGCGCCGACGAAGGCGCAGATGCGGCACGACCTGAACGATTGGCTGCCGAGAGCCAGCGAGCGCCTCTTCCTTTCAACAATTACGCTGGCCGAAATCGAGAAGGGGATTGCAGCCGCCTTCCGCATTGGCGCAACAGCAAAGGCTGGCAGGCTACGCCTTTGGCTGGAAACCGTGGAACACCTCTACGGCGAGCGATTACTGCCTTTCGATCAGGCCGTTGCGCGTCGTGCCGGCCCAATGCTCGACCAGGCACGCGGCTTCGGCATGGGCTTTGCCGATGTCGCCATCGCCGCGACCGCAGCCACGCATGGCCTGACCCTGCTGACTGCGAATGAGCGGCATTTCCGCCCTCTCGGGATCGCCTGGCTCAATCCGTTCGACAATCTGCCGCCGCTCTGA
- a CDS encoding ABC transporter permease, which yields MLRLIGQRLMTTIPSVIGVIIVTFLLTRVLPGDTAAYFAGPAASPQAIIEIRSKLGLDQPLPVQFVSYVTALVKGDLGQSLTTGQRVTADLAARLPASAELTLAGLLLAMAVALPLGVVAAVKQGSWVDHLCRVVATAGVSLPVFFTGLLLVYVFYFKLGWSPAPLGRLDVFASEPARVTGLYLVDSLLARDGETFRAAFAQLILPAVTLAIFSLAPITRMTRASMLAVLGADFVRTARASGLSNRKVIGTYAFRNAMLPVVTTLGMVFSFLLGANVLVEKVFAWPGVGSYAVEALIASDYAPIQGFVLTMAVMYVALNLMIDVLYGVIDPRVRLEG from the coding sequence ATGCTTCGCCTGATCGGCCAGCGGCTGATGACGACGATCCCTTCGGTGATCGGCGTCATCATCGTCACCTTCCTGCTGACGCGGGTGCTGCCGGGCGACACGGCAGCCTATTTTGCCGGGCCGGCGGCGTCGCCGCAGGCGATCATCGAGATCCGCAGCAAGCTCGGTCTCGACCAGCCCCTGCCGGTGCAGTTCGTCTCCTATGTCACCGCGCTGGTGAAGGGCGATCTCGGCCAGTCGCTGACGACAGGCCAGCGCGTCACGGCCGATCTCGCCGCGCGCCTGCCGGCCTCGGCCGAGCTTACACTGGCGGGCTTGCTGCTCGCGATGGCGGTGGCGCTGCCGCTCGGCGTGGTCGCCGCCGTCAAGCAGGGCTCCTGGGTCGACCATCTCTGCCGGGTGGTGGCGACGGCCGGCGTCTCGCTGCCGGTGTTCTTCACCGGGCTGCTCTTGGTCTACGTCTTCTATTTCAAGCTCGGCTGGTCGCCGGCCCCGCTCGGCCGGCTCGACGTCTTCGCCTCGGAGCCGGCGCGCGTCACCGGGCTCTATCTGGTCGATTCCCTGCTGGCGCGCGACGGCGAGACCTTCCGGGCAGCCTTCGCGCAGTTGATCCTGCCCGCGGTGACGCTGGCGATCTTCTCGCTGGCGCCGATCACGCGCATGACGCGCGCCTCGATGCTGGCCGTGCTCGGCGCCGATTTCGTGCGCACCGCGCGGGCGAGCGGCCTGTCCAACCGCAAGGTCATCGGCACCTACGCCTTCCGCAACGCCATGCTGCCGGTCGTGACCACGCTCGGCATGGTGTTCTCCTTCCTGCTCGGCGCCAATGTTCTGGTCGAGAAGGTCTTCGCCTGGCCGGGCGTCGGCTCCTATGCGGTCGAGGCGTTGATCGCCTCCGACTATGCGCCGATCCAGGGTTTCGTGCTGACCATGGCGGTCATGTATGTCGCGCTCAATCTGATGATCGACGTGCTCTACGGCGTCATCGATCCGCGCGTCAGGCTGGAGGGCTGA
- a CDS encoding LysR family transcriptional regulator, with the protein MRARQIEVFRMVMRCGTLTSAAEALNVSQPALSQILLHTEDELGFKLFLRVKGRLIPTPEAEDLYPEVERLFGDLEALRRRAGDLRHGKAGIVRLAASAPPSLSLVPEALRHFRAAHPDMRILSYVVPAEIVMSMLDDGQAGLGIAMTDEPVPGIDTEIIGRTRIVCVLPANHRLAGQDAIAAADLEGETLISYRATSLPGQLLRAALGREGIAFQPEMEIDVSIIALAFVQQGLGVAVVDGLLPWHSFPGLVTRPFLPEVSLPLCLLTSTRRPLSRSHDLLRAHLRTACRQLGLDQPVTPNP; encoded by the coding sequence ATGCGCGCGAGGCAGATCGAAGTCTTCAGGATGGTGATGCGCTGCGGCACGCTGACCAGCGCCGCCGAGGCGCTGAACGTGTCGCAGCCGGCGCTCAGCCAGATCCTGCTGCACACCGAGGACGAACTGGGCTTCAAGCTGTTCCTGCGGGTCAAGGGTCGGCTGATCCCGACGCCGGAGGCCGAGGACCTTTATCCCGAGGTCGAGCGTCTGTTCGGCGATCTCGAGGCGCTGCGGCGCCGGGCCGGCGATCTGCGCCACGGCAAGGCCGGCATCGTGCGCCTCGCCGCCTCGGCGCCCCCATCGCTCTCCCTCGTGCCCGAGGCCCTGCGCCATTTTCGCGCCGCCCATCCGGACATGCGCATCCTGTCCTATGTCGTGCCGGCCGAGATCGTCATGAGCATGCTGGATGACGGCCAGGCCGGTCTCGGCATCGCCATGACCGATGAGCCGGTGCCCGGCATCGATACCGAGATCATCGGCCGCACGCGCATCGTCTGCGTACTGCCCGCCAACCATCGCCTGGCCGGGCAGGATGCGATCGCAGCTGCCGACCTCGAGGGCGAGACGCTGATCTCCTACCGCGCCACCTCCCTTCCCGGCCAGTTGCTGCGCGCAGCGCTTGGGCGCGAAGGCATCGCTTTCCAGCCCGAGATGGAAATCGACGTCTCGATCATCGCGCTCGCCTTTGTCCAGCAGGGGCTCGGCGTCGCCGTGGTCGATGGCCTGCTGCCCTGGCACAGCTTCCCGGGGCTGGTGACGCGGCCCTTCCTGCCGGAGGTCTCGCTGCCGCTCTGCCTGCTGACCAGCACGCGCCGGCCACTCTCGCGCAGCCACGATCTGCTGCGCGCCCATCTGCGCACGGCCTGTCGGCAGCTCGGCCTCGACCAGCCCGTTACGCCAAATCCATAA
- a CDS encoding ABC transporter permease has translation MSKVDPAAPALRFEAPPSTSIWAHARHIVAENPVTGLAFGLFALIVLAAVFGPSLVPYDPLASNTNSALQGPSASHWFGTDQLGRDIFSRVIVATRLDFAIAICSVALVFAMGGLAGVMAGFYGGWVDKLVGRIADTIMAFPLFVLAMGIVAALGNSVTNIVIATAIINFPLYARVARAEANIRREAGFVQAARLSGNSDWRLLLAQIVPNIMPIMAVQMSLTMGYAILNAAGLSFIGLGVRPPTPEWGIMVAEGASFIVSGEWWIAFFPGLALMTAVFCFNLLGDGVRDLVDPQRRN, from the coding sequence ATGTCCAAAGTTGATCCAGCAGCGCCCGCGCTGCGTTTCGAGGCGCCGCCCTCCACCAGCATCTGGGCCCATGCCCGTCATATCGTCGCCGAGAACCCGGTCACAGGGCTCGCCTTCGGGCTGTTCGCGCTGATCGTGCTGGCGGCGGTGTTCGGTCCTTCGCTCGTCCCCTACGATCCGCTGGCGAGCAACACCAACTCCGCCCTGCAGGGCCCGAGCGCGAGCCACTGGTTCGGTACCGACCAGCTCGGGCGCGATATCTTCAGCCGGGTGATCGTCGCGACGCGGCTCGATTTCGCCATCGCGATCTGCTCGGTCGCGCTCGTCTTCGCGATGGGCGGGCTCGCCGGCGTGATGGCCGGCTTCTATGGCGGCTGGGTCGACAAACTGGTCGGGCGCATCGCCGACACCATCATGGCCTTCCCCCTCTTCGTGCTGGCGATGGGCATCGTGGCGGCGCTGGGCAACAGCGTCACCAACATCGTCATCGCGACCGCGATCATCAATTTTCCGCTCTACGCCCGCGTCGCGCGGGCCGAGGCGAATATCCGGCGCGAGGCCGGCTTCGTGCAGGCAGCCAGGCTTTCGGGCAACTCCGACTGGCGGCTGCTGCTGGCCCAGATCGTGCCGAACATCATGCCGATCATGGCCGTGCAGATGTCGCTGACCATGGGCTACGCCATCCTGAATGCCGCGGGGCTTTCGTTCATCGGGCTCGGCGTGCGCCCGCCGACGCCCGAATGGGGCATCATGGTCGCGGAGGGGGCGAGCTTCATCGTCTCCGGGGAATGGTGGATCGCCTTCTTCCCCGGTCTCGCTCTGATGACCGCGGTGTTCTGCTTCAACCTGCTCGGCGACGGCGTGCGCGACCTCGTCGATCCGCAGCGGAGGAATTGA
- a CDS encoding ABC transporter substrate-binding protein, whose product MITRRTAIAAGLAAPFVAKGSAQAQAPSRNETLLLVQEYGPNSLDMQGIGSSQPVNGVALNCYDRLLRFKPVPIPGGGGNMVSMGELEGELAESWQVASDGMSCTFKLRDAKFHSGRQVTAKDVKWSLDRACTIGGFATTQMNAGSLEKAEQFVVVDDKTFRVDFVRKDKMTLPNLAVTIPFVFDSELAMANAAGDPHAKEYLKNNIAGSGAFKVESWKPGVETIYVRNDDWKCGKLPQLRRVIARDIASPSTRRALIERGDADVSYGLPPKDFKDLLDAGKINVVGVPIPNGVWGCYLNTQVGPFKDVRLRQAVAWAMPYDKILQASLFGRGVSMSGGPATPKVAWPQPFPYTSDIAKAKALVDAAGGPFSTTLYFDAGNATVAEPMAVLMKEALAAIGITVEINKVPGANFRTEIAKKTNPMVLNRFAGWLDYPDYYLFWTMHGNNSIFNIAAYQNPALDKLVDAARFAPDKASYDANVIDFIKLVNNEVPMVPINQPTHDVALQKSIGGYQFQPCREPDFRYLTKG is encoded by the coding sequence ATGATCACGCGCCGCACAGCCATCGCCGCAGGCCTCGCTGCTCCCTTCGTGGCGAAGGGCAGCGCACAGGCGCAGGCGCCGAGCCGCAACGAGACGCTGCTCCTCGTGCAGGAATATGGCCCCAACAGCCTCGACATGCAGGGCATCGGCTCGTCGCAGCCGGTGAACGGCGTGGCGCTGAATTGCTATGACCGGCTGCTGCGCTTCAAGCCGGTGCCGATCCCCGGTGGCGGCGGCAATATGGTCTCGATGGGCGAACTCGAGGGCGAACTGGCAGAGAGCTGGCAGGTCGCGTCAGACGGGATGAGCTGCACCTTCAAGTTGCGCGACGCCAAGTTCCATTCGGGTCGCCAGGTCACCGCCAAGGACGTCAAGTGGTCCCTCGACCGGGCCTGCACGATCGGCGGCTTCGCGACGACGCAGATGAATGCCGGCTCCCTGGAGAAGGCCGAGCAGTTCGTCGTCGTCGACGACAAGACCTTCCGCGTCGATTTCGTCCGCAAGGACAAGATGACCCTGCCGAACCTCGCGGTCACGATCCCCTTCGTGTTCGATTCCGAACTCGCGATGGCGAATGCCGCCGGCGACCCTCACGCCAAGGAATACCTCAAGAACAACATCGCCGGCTCGGGCGCCTTCAAGGTCGAGAGCTGGAAGCCAGGTGTCGAGACGATCTATGTCCGCAACGATGACTGGAAATGCGGAAAGCTGCCGCAACTGCGCCGCGTCATCGCGCGCGATATCGCCTCGCCCTCGACCCGCCGCGCTTTGATCGAGCGCGGAGATGCCGACGTGTCGTACGGGCTGCCGCCGAAGGACTTCAAGGACCTGCTCGACGCCGGCAAGATCAATGTCGTCGGCGTGCCGATCCCGAACGGTGTCTGGGGCTGCTATCTCAACACGCAGGTCGGTCCCTTCAAGGATGTCCGGCTGCGCCAGGCCGTGGCCTGGGCGATGCCCTACGACAAGATTTTGCAGGCCTCGCTGTTCGGGCGCGGCGTCTCGATGTCGGGCGGGCCGGCGACCCCCAAAGTCGCCTGGCCGCAGCCCTTCCCCTACACCTCCGATATCGCCAAGGCGAAGGCCCTGGTCGATGCGGCGGGCGGCCCCTTCTCGACGACGCTGTATTTCGACGCCGGCAACGCGACCGTTGCCGAGCCGATGGCGGTGCTGATGAAGGAAGCGCTGGCCGCGATCGGGATCACCGTCGAGATCAACAAGGTGCCGGGCGCCAACTTCCGCACCGAGATCGCCAAGAAGACCAACCCGATGGTGCTCAACCGCTTCGCTGGCTGGCTCGACTATCCGGATTACTACCTGTTCTGGACGATGCACGGCAACAACTCGATCTTCAACATCGCCGCCTATCAGAACCCGGCGCTGGACAAGCTCGTCGACGCCGCCCGCTTCGCGCCCGACAAGGCCTCCTACGATGCCAACGTCATCGACTTCATCAAGTTGGTGAACAACGAGGTGCCGATGGTGCCGATCAACCAGCCGACCCATGACGTGGCGCTGCAGAAGTCGATCGGCGGCTACCAGTTCCAGCCCTGCCGCGAGCCGGATTTCCGCTACCTGACGAAGGGATGA
- a CDS encoding hydantoinase/oxoprolinase family protein, producing the protein MSWRIGVDIGGTFIDFCALETGTNRFETIKVLTTPDEPGKELLDGLGLLHERHGVAPEEVASFVHGTTVGINTIIQRKGSRLALITTAGFEDVIELARLRMPEMYSLFCARPEQLIPRDRIYGVRQRQLSSGEIAEPLDIEGLAAIVEAIRGKGVDGVIVSFLHAYRNGTHEAQARALIAEMAPELFVFTTSEVWPVIREYERTTTAILNGYVHPRVAGYLTALEGALASRGVPAGPMLTKSNGGVMNAQTGKRACVNMLLSGTASGVIGAAWLAEQAGVGNILTLDIGGTSADLALIIDGQPQFGTGEVVGDFPLFLPSVSVTSIGSGGGSIAWADAFGVLKVGPESAGSTPGPACYGRGGTRATVTDAMAASGFLGHTPLAYNQIGMDRARADAVIGELAARLDLAPQATAEAIIAVAVSEMFVEVNKLVARYGVDLRDFTLMPFGGAGPMLGCFLARELGIPRVLVPHRPGVVSALGGLIANVKGDFIQTVFAAAVPESLPVLRNALARLKTDGLAWIRDDQRFAGPVVETLTADMRYHGQSFEIEVPLSEGWLVDGDLSTITEAFHRQHLAIYDFNDVAAEVQIVNLRLVVSGATPRPDLAPAAEAVTATATPERMIEVWLDGAKREVALYHRDALRNGHRFEGPAVVAQQDTTVCIPEGFGAEVDAWLNLHLILRSEA; encoded by the coding sequence ATGAGCTGGCGTATCGGCGTCGACATCGGCGGCACCTTCATCGACTTCTGCGCCCTGGAGACCGGGACCAACCGCTTCGAGACCATCAAAGTCCTGACCACGCCGGACGAGCCGGGCAAGGAACTGCTCGACGGGCTGGGCCTGCTGCATGAGCGCCACGGCGTCGCGCCGGAGGAGGTCGCCTCCTTCGTCCACGGCACCACTGTCGGCATCAACACGATCATCCAGCGCAAGGGCAGCCGGCTCGCGCTGATCACCACGGCCGGCTTCGAGGACGTCATCGAGCTGGCGCGCCTGCGCATGCCCGAGATGTATTCGCTGTTTTGCGCCAGACCCGAGCAGCTTATTCCGCGCGACCGCATCTATGGCGTGCGGCAGCGGCAACTCTCCAGCGGCGAGATCGCCGAACCGCTCGACATCGAGGGATTGGCGGCCATCGTCGAGGCCATCCGCGGCAAGGGCGTAGACGGTGTCATCGTTTCCTTCCTGCATGCCTACCGCAACGGCACGCATGAGGCGCAGGCCAGGGCCCTGATCGCGGAGATGGCACCGGAGCTCTTCGTCTTCACCACCAGCGAGGTGTGGCCGGTCATCCGCGAATATGAGCGCACCACCACCGCCATCCTGAACGGCTACGTCCATCCCCGCGTCGCAGGTTACCTGACCGCTCTGGAAGGCGCGCTGGCCTCGCGCGGCGTCCCGGCCGGGCCGATGCTGACCAAGTCGAATGGCGGCGTGATGAACGCGCAGACGGGCAAGCGCGCCTGCGTCAACATGCTGCTTTCGGGCACGGCCTCCGGCGTCATCGGCGCCGCCTGGCTGGCGGAACAGGCTGGCGTCGGCAACATCCTGACGCTCGATATCGGCGGCACCAGCGCCGATCTCGCCTTGATCATTGACGGCCAGCCGCAATTCGGCACCGGCGAGGTCGTCGGCGACTTCCCGCTCTTCCTGCCCTCGGTCTCGGTGACCTCGATCGGCAGCGGCGGCGGCTCGATTGCATGGGCCGATGCTTTCGGCGTGCTCAAGGTCGGCCCGGAAAGCGCGGGCTCCACGCCGGGACCCGCCTGCTACGGACGCGGCGGCACGCGCGCCACCGTCACCGACGCAATGGCGGCCAGCGGCTTCCTCGGCCATACGCCGCTGGCCTACAACCAGATCGGCATGGACCGCGCCCGCGCCGACGCCGTGATCGGCGAACTCGCAGCCAGACTCGACCTCGCCCCGCAGGCCACCGCCGAGGCGATTATCGCGGTCGCGGTCTCCGAGATGTTCGTCGAGGTCAACAAGCTGGTCGCGCGCTATGGCGTCGACCTGCGCGATTTCACCCTGATGCCCTTCGGCGGCGCCGGCCCGATGCTCGGCTGCTTCCTGGCGCGCGAACTCGGCATCCCGCGCGTGCTGGTGCCGCACCGCCCCGGCGTGGTCAGCGCGCTCGGCGGTTTGATCGCCAATGTGAAGGGCGACTTCATCCAGACCGTCTTCGCCGCTGCCGTGCCGGAGTCCCTACCCGTCCTGCGCAACGCGCTGGCGCGGCTGAAGACGGACGGGCTGGCCTGGATCAGGGACGATCAGCGCTTCGCTGGGCCTGTGGTAGAGACCCTGACTGCCGACATGCGCTATCACGGCCAGTCCTTCGAGATCGAGGTGCCGCTGTCCGAAGGCTGGCTGGTGGATGGCGACCTTTCCACCATCACCGAGGCGTTCCACCGCCAGCATCTGGCGATCTACGACTTCAATGACGTCGCCGCCGAAGTCCAGATCGTAAACTTGCGCCTCGTCGTCAGCGGTGCCACCCCGCGCCCGGACCTCGCGCCCGCAGCCGAAGCGGTGACAGCCACGGCGACGCCAGAGCGGATGATCGAGGTCTGGCTCGACGGAGCGAAGCGCGAGGTCGCGCTCTATCACCGCGA
- a CDS encoding ABC transporter ATP-binding protein: MIPAPLLDIKNLTVEFATRRGTVQAVKAIDISVAKGETVAIVGESGSGKSVTSYAVVRILDRAGRVAEGAISFSGMDLVTAPESQMRDLRGREISMIFQNPRAALNPIRKVGKQIEDVLLEHVQATRATAREKAIEALSKVKIARPEERYDAYPFELSGGMCQRVVIALALACQPQLLIADEPTTGLDVTTQKAVMDLIVELTRARGMSTILITHDLGLAAAYCDKVVVMEKGVVVETAAASEIFRNPQHPYTRKLMQATPRLGMSLADLLPDAPKAAESKAPAAEPKAPVAAPVAGGEPLMRVENLLKEYPRPDTGSLFAKLMGKAEAPKSAFRAVDGISFTVAKGETLGLVGESGCGKSTTSMMITRLIDPSGGRIVFDGTDIGAIPAKQFAASPHRRRIQMVFQDPTDSLNPRFTAERAIADPIMRMGAIKGRDALRARCEDLARLVGLPVELIDRFPHQLSGGQKARVGIARAIALDPDLVILDEPTAALDVSVQAVVLNLLEELKGRLGMSYLFVSHDLNVVRLLCDRVIVMKTGAIVEQGTAEEVLGNPQAEYTKELLTAIPHPPL; the protein is encoded by the coding sequence ATGATCCCCGCACCGCTCCTCGACATCAAGAACCTCACGGTCGAATTCGCCACGCGCCGCGGCACGGTGCAGGCGGTGAAGGCGATCGACATCAGCGTTGCCAAGGGCGAGACCGTCGCGATCGTTGGCGAATCCGGCTCCGGCAAGTCGGTGACGTCCTATGCCGTGGTGCGCATCCTCGACCGTGCCGGCAGGGTGGCCGAGGGCGCGATTTCTTTCTCCGGCATGGATCTCGTCACAGCGCCCGAATCCCAGATGCGCGACCTGCGCGGGCGCGAGATCTCGATGATCTTCCAGAACCCGCGCGCGGCGCTGAACCCGATCCGCAAGGTCGGCAAGCAGATCGAGGACGTGCTGCTCGAGCATGTTCAGGCAACGCGTGCGACGGCGCGGGAGAAGGCGATCGAGGCGCTCTCCAAGGTGAAGATCGCCCGTCCCGAGGAACGCTACGACGCCTACCCTTTCGAACTCTCGGGCGGCATGTGCCAGCGCGTCGTGATCGCGCTCGCGCTCGCCTGCCAGCCGCAACTCCTGATCGCCGATGAACCGACCACCGGCCTCGACGTCACCACGCAGAAGGCGGTGATGGATTTGATCGTCGAGCTGACCCGCGCGCGCGGCATGTCGACGATCCTGATCACCCATGATCTCGGCCTCGCTGCCGCCTATTGCGACAAGGTCGTGGTGATGGAGAAGGGCGTCGTGGTCGAGACCGCCGCAGCCAGCGAGATCTTCCGCAATCCGCAGCACCCGTACACCCGCAAGCTGATGCAGGCGACGCCGCGTCTCGGCATGTCGCTGGCTGATCTGCTGCCGGATGCGCCAAAGGCAGCCGAGTCTAAGGCGCCTGCGGCCGAACCAAAGGCGCCTGTCGCCGCGCCGGTCGCGGGGGGCGAGCCGCTGATGCGGGTCGAGAACCTGCTGAAAGAGTATCCCCGTCCCGACACGGGCTCGCTGTTCGCCAAGCTGATGGGCAAGGCCGAGGCGCCGAAATCGGCCTTCCGGGCGGTCGACGGCATCAGCTTCACCGTGGCGAAGGGCGAGACGCTCGGGCTCGTCGGCGAATCCGGCTGCGGCAAGTCGACGACCTCGATGATGATCACAAGGCTGATCGACCCGAGCGGCGGCAGGATCGTCTTCGACGGCACCGACATCGGCGCGATCCCGGCCAAGCAGTTCGCGGCCTCGCCGCATCGCCGGCGCATCCAGATGGTCTTCCAGGACCCGACCGACAGCCTCAATCCGCGCTTCACAGCCGAGCGGGCGATTGCCGATCCGATCATGCGGATGGGCGCGATCAAGGGGCGTGACGCGCTGCGGGCGCGCTGCGAGGATCTGGCGCGGCTGGTCGGTTTGCCTGTCGAGTTGATCGACCGCTTCCCGCACCAGCTTTCGGGTGGGCAGAAGGCGCGGGTCGGCATCGCGCGCGCCATCGCGCTCGACCCCGATCTCGTTATCCTCGATGAGCCGACGGCCGCGCTCGACGTCTCGGTGCAGGCTGTCGTGCTGAACCTGCTGGAAGAGCTGAAAGGCCGGCTCGGGATGAGCTACCTCTTCGTCTCGCACGACCTCAACGTGGTCAGGCTGCTCTGCGACCGGGTCATTGTGATGAAGACGGGGGCCATCGTCGAGCAGGGGACCGCCGAGGAGGTTCTGGGCAATCCGCAGGCGGAGTATACCAAGGAATTGCTGACGGCGATTCCGCATCCGCCGCTGTGA
- a CDS encoding GntR family transcriptional regulator — protein sequence MLRHATARTSKPVAAPLTRTETLRLQIADEIVSGVLEPGTPLDEQELAARFGVSRTPVREAIRQLSASGLVSVRPHRGAVVALPTPAQLNDMFEAMAELEALCAGLAARNMTVPERRGLEALHNDLRLLVHEGDPASYHEKNEAFHGAIYAGSHNGYLAELTLMTRIRVAPFRRAQFRATGRLGGSYQEHDLIVQAILRGDHQGAVEAMRAHIGIVRDAFRSYAETR from the coding sequence ATGCTGCGCCATGCCACTGCCAGGACATCCAAGCCGGTTGCGGCACCGCTGACGCGGACCGAGACGCTGCGCCTGCAGATCGCCGACGAGATCGTCTCCGGTGTGCTCGAACCCGGGACGCCGCTCGACGAACAGGAGCTTGCGGCGCGGTTCGGTGTGTCGCGGACCCCGGTGCGCGAGGCCATCCGCCAGCTCTCCGCCTCCGGGCTCGTCAGCGTGCGGCCGCATCGCGGCGCCGTCGTCGCGCTGCCGACGCCGGCCCAGCTCAACGACATGTTCGAGGCGATGGCCGAGCTGGAGGCGCTCTGCGCCGGGCTCGCCGCCCGCAACATGACTGTGCCCGAGCGGCGCGGACTCGAGGCCTTGCACAACGATCTCCGGCTGCTCGTGCATGAGGGCGATCCGGCGAGCTATCACGAGAAGAACGAGGCCTTTCACGGCGCGATCTATGCCGGTTCGCATAACGGCTACCTGGCCGAACTGACCCTGATGACGCGGATCCGCGTTGCGCCTTTCCGCCGGGCCCAGTTCCGCGCGACGGGCCGTCTCGGCGGCTCCTATCAGGAGCACGACCTGATCGTGCAGGCGATCCTGCGCGGCGATCATCAGGGCGCCGTCGAGGCGATGCGCGCCCATATCGGCATCGTCCGTGATGCGTTCCGAAGCTATGCCGAGACGCGGTGA